The segment GTTCAGAAATATTCTCAATATTGGAGGCAATGATCAATACTACGATATCCAAGTCGGTGACCAGTTTGTCATGCAATGGGATCGAATGAAGAATGGAAACACAAAATCTGGCAATAGAGCATGTATCGAAGTAGAACACTCGATCAAACGACTGCTTGGATTTAATTCGCTAAGTATCAACGCAGCAGAAGGAAGAACGCTTCAAGTTGTAATAAATGACCGCCCTTACAAATTACACGAGTTGGGATCTGGCATTGCTCAACTTATTCTGGTTCTAGTTAACACTGCTGCACAAAAACCATCCTACGTAATGATTGATGAACCAGAACTAAGTTTGCATCCTTCACTTCAACTAGATTTCATTTCCGAATTAGGGAAAATCGCAACACATGGGGTGCTTTTCTCCACTCATAACGTCGGCTTAGCTAGATCATGTGCTGATACCATTTATTCGGTTACAAAGTTAAGTGACGGAGTCAGCACAGTAACACAATATGATGCTACTCCCAATCTACCTGCATTTCTCGGCGAACTGAGCTACTCCAGTTATCAAGCATTAGGGTTTGAAAAAATCCTTCTCGTTGAAGGTGTCACTGATGTGCGCACCATGCAGCAGTTTCTTCGTAAGTTGCATTCGGATCACCGCATCTTATTGATTCCATTGTGTGGCAACTCGCTTATTGATCAAAATCGTGAATATGAGATAGTTGAACTCAAACGCATCTGTAAAAACGTTGCAGCATTAATCGATAGCGAGAAAGACGGCCCTGATAAGGAACTTGATCCAAGGAGAAACGCATTTCTAGCAATGTGTAAAAAGAACGGCATCAATGCTAAGGTACTCGATTACAGAGCATCCGAGAATTACCTTACTGACAGAGCGGTCAAGGCCATCAAGGGTGAAAGTTACAGAGCACTCAAATCATTTGAAAAACTAAAGGCCCTCGAACCACACTGGTCGAAAGAAGAGAATTGGAAGATCGCAGCCGAAATGTCTAGAGAAGAAATTGCACAAACTGACCTTGGACAATTTCTTTCAAGTCTTCATCAGGGTTGAACCAACACCCATTCAGGGTGCTGGGAGAATTCATTTTGACTTCTTACCAGGGGTTCCCTTCGGTCACCCCTGGCTAATATCCAACGCTCCTATCGGAGCTAAAACCGGAACGGCTCTACATTTCACCAACAACACATTACGTCTCACTCATCTTTCGATGCTGCCTGCACTTATTCAGAGTGATTGATTTCGCTGTCCGATTTCGCCTCGCGACTTCTCAGCACCGGTAGAGAACGCCAGTGGCGTTTTCCCATTCCGAGGGGGAGGTGTCGCATGGTGCAGCAGCCGGTGGTGGGTACGTTTCTGGTGGTGCTCTGTTCCCTCGTCGGGGCGGGGGTGGCCACGCAGATTGAAGAGCGGACGCGGCTCTTGGTGCTGGCCCAGGCTATCCTGTCGCCGGAACATCCTACCGTGTTGCGGGATTGTCTGAACTTTCTCTGGGTTGCTGGTGGGGCCATCCTGGGTGGTTATGTAGCGGTAGCCCTGCGTCAGGTTACGGGTCTGTTTCATATCGTTCGCAGCTTTGCAGTTTCAGTAGCAACGGCATTGGCTGTCACGCCTTATGTTCTGGTCACTTGGTTTGGCTCCTCTCTTTCTGCTGAAGCCTGTTTCATCCTCGGTTTTCTGTTTGCGGTTGCAGCCTGGCTGGCCTGGGAAGTTCTCGGCATCGTGGCGCTCCGTATCAAGCGGGCAGCACGCCTGCACGGCTGGTCTGGTGTGAAACAGGAACTGCTCGGCAAACCCACGCAAAACTCAACGGAGAAATAACCATGTGCTGGAGGTATTGGCTGATCTGGCTGCTGTGGCCTGCGTGCCTGCAAGCCCAGGTGACCATCGGCGAAAGGGCAGGGGATGCATCTGCTCCACTGCAACGTACCAGTGTCAAGGCACTGTCACTGGCGGTTGGAGAGTTTGAAATCATTGAACCCGCGCCAAGTGTAACCGGTCCACTGCTCTGGCTGACTTCTCAGACAAGCTGTGTGCAGACGCTTCACGTTGCACCGCAGCAGACCCTGGCCATCTGGATGAAACGGCGGGGAGAAGCGACTGCCAGGCTGCATCATTTTCCTGCTCGCACCGTGTCGTGGATCATTGTCATCGGAGTTCAGCCTGGCCAGTCATCGGTGATGGTGATCCGTAATGGGGCCAAGGCGGATCAGCCGCCGGAGCTGGTTGATCAAGTGGAGGTGAGCGTGGGTGGGCCGGCTCCAATGCCACCCACGCCACCTGTGGATGATGCACTGGTGAAAGCGTTGCGAACCGCCTTTCAACGCGATCAACAAGCCGGACTGGCATCGAAACCCTGGTTGCTGGCTTTAGCGGAAGTTTATCAAACCGCCTCACGCGATTCGCTTACTTCTGTCCAGACTGTTGGAGAACTAGACACCCACCTCAACAACGCCCGTCTCAAGGCAGGCATTCCTGAAGCAGACAAGACTCTGCCCGCGCTACGTGAGTGCATCCGCCAGGAATGGCTTGCTTATCTCATGATCACCGATGCCGACCATGCAGTCGTTCTCACACCTGAAACCCGTCGAGCAGCCCAACAGTTTCTTGCCCGTCTCGCCCGTGCATTGGAGGTGATTGCACCATGACTTACTTACCTTCCTTTGGACGCTGGGCTGACCCGGCACACACCGAAGCGTTCTTTGCATCGCAACCTGACCCGACCATTCGCCAGGCAGCGCCGCAGTTGTTCCAGCAGGATGACGATGCCGACGTTGACCTGTGTGTTCTCTACGAACAGGTGACCGGCAAGCGCTGGAACAGCCTGAACCAGAACCCGCGTGGTTTCTGTGTTGGTTTCGGCAACGCCAAGATGGCTTCGCTCACATTGGCGATGATGGCCTATGCCCGCGAGATTGATTGGCCCGGCGCTGATGTCGCCATCGAACCGATCTACGGCAGCTCGCGGTATGAGATCGGCAGATTGAAACATGGCTCGTCGCTCCATCGTGGCGGCGATGGCTCCGTTGGCTCGTGGGCTGCAGAGTGGTTGCTCGAATATGGCGTACTGCTCATGAAGCCGTATGGCCGAGTGGATTTATCTTTCTATCGCCTGGAGCGGTGTGCACTGTACGGCGAACAGGGCGTGGATGACAGCATTGAGGATGATGCCCGCCTGCACCCGCTGCAGAAGATGACCTTATGCGAGCACGCGGAAGATGCCTGGCACCTGATCGGACAGCTACACCCGGTGGTGCATTGCTCCAACCAGGGTTTTTCGATGCGTCGGCAATCAGATGGCATTTGTTCCGCTATCGGTAGCTGGGCTCATTGTGCCGGGTGGAGTGGACGATTCACTTTGCCTGGTGGTACTCGCGTGCTGCGTTACGACAACTCGTGGGATGGCAAAGCCGATGGCAGTGGATATCTTGGTCAGCCAATTACAGTACCTGGCCGCAATGGCCCAATTGCTCTCAATGGCAACCAGTTCCTGGTGCCTCTGGAAACGGTGCAACGCATGTGTCGTTCCGGTCGAGAGACTTATGCCATGACTGGCCCGCTCGGCTTTACGTTGCGACGTCCCCTTTTTCTTATTTGAACTTTTTTGTGAGGTGTCCTATGCCGTGGAATTTCGGTTCGCTCGTTCGTTTTGATGCCAGTCTGCTGGATAAAGTCAAACTGCGAAGATGGCTGGTGGAAGGGGCTCAACTGCTCGAACCGGCCATCATCACGCCAGGCAACATTGACAAGCTGCTGTTCGACCATTTGGATGATGTATTTCAGCGGATTGTTGACGCCATCGCCAGTTCGGAAGGCACACTTCTGGTAGGCAGTGATGGTGACCTGTTGCTGGCGGGTGAATTGCCCGTGAGTGCCGCGGAGCTGAGCCAATATCTGGCCAGCTTTGCCAACCTTCCAGAGGCATCGCGGGAAATATTGAAGGAGCATCCACGATTGATGCGTCGATTGCAGCAGTTCAGCCGGGCTGATCAGGAGTTGATTGTCGGTCAGCCGTTTCTGCTGATAGCGCTGCAACTGCTGCTGCCTTTGCTGTTTCAGTTGTTGTTCAATCGGTTTCGGAAGAATGTGGTGTAACATATGCTGGCGCTCCGCTATGTTAGCAGCATGTCGGAGCGTTTTTTTGTTGCTGAAAGTTTGTCGCCTGGCCCGGTCTCCATTACCGGGCCAGAAGCACATCACATGGCCCAGGTTCTGCGCCTCAAACCAGGCAACTCCATCGTTCTCTTTAATGGCGATGGCCACGAGTACCCCGCCAGCGTCGAGAGCGTTCAGAAAAACCTGGTGCAGGTAACGGTACTTTCGATACACACTCCACTTCGTGAACGCTCCATTTCCCTCACCATTGCCTGCCCGGTCCCCAAGGGTGATCGTACCCAGTTTCTGATCGAGAAACTAACTGAACTGGGCGTGCATCGTTTCATACCACTGAAAACCCAGCGAAGCGTAATTCACCCGGGCGAGGGGAAGCTCGACAAGCTGAATCGCTACGTGGTGGAAGCGTGTAAACAATGTGGCCGCAATGTGCTGATGTCCATCGAACCGATGATGAGCTGGCAGGATGTAGTGACAGATTCAACTCTGCCTGATCTTCGCCTGGTTGCAGATGCGTCGGGGAATGAGAGAATCTCACTCACGAACCATGCAAAGTCGGCTATGATTGCCATCGGGCCTGAAGGTGGCTGGACTTCGGATGAAATCCTGCTGGCCAGGGAGCATCGCTGGAAG is part of the Planctomycetia bacterium genome and harbors:
- a CDS encoding AAA family ATPase, which translates into the protein MQIDVTLKNYRCFPDRYPAKFSLREGTWSAFLGVNNVGKSAVFRFLYEMRNRYDQLKNQASLLQSLKKKNLDGGYLNLRDPSEIFHDQNERDISCEFQFQISGMGSSIELSFSRVDQHVRVSKINGVVVSFEAGNDWNLQTGMELSLGSAQFGSVASILQGFSILTKVIYIGAFRNILNIGGNDQYYDIQVGDQFVMQWDRMKNGNTKSGNRACIEVEHSIKRLLGFNSLSINAAEGRTLQVVINDRPYKLHELGSGIAQLILVLVNTAAQKPSYVMIDEPELSLHPSLQLDFISELGKIATHGVLFSTHNVGLARSCADTIYSVTKLSDGVSTVTQYDATPNLPAFLGELSYSSYQALGFEKILLVEGVTDVRTMQQFLRKLHSDHRILLIPLCGNSLIDQNREYEIVELKRICKNVAALIDSEKDGPDKELDPRRNAFLAMCKKNGINAKVLDYRASENYLTDRAVKAIKGESYRALKSFEKLKALEPHWSKEENWKIAAEMSREEIAQTDLGQFLSSLHQG
- a CDS encoding 16S rRNA (uracil(1498)-N(3))-methyltransferase; amino-acid sequence: MSERFFVAESLSPGPVSITGPEAHHMAQVLRLKPGNSIVLFNGDGHEYPASVESVQKNLVQVTVLSIHTPLRERSISLTIACPVPKGDRTQFLIEKLTELGVHRFIPLKTQRSVIHPGEGKLDKLNRYVVEACKQCGRNVLMSIEPMMSWQDVVTDSTLPDLRLVADASGNERISLTNHAKSAMIAIGPEGGWTSDEILLAREHRWKLVTLAPAILRLETAALAAAVLALEG